Proteins encoded by one window of Mycteria americana isolate JAX WOST 10 ecotype Jacksonville Zoo and Gardens unplaced genomic scaffold, USCA_MyAme_1.0 Scaffold_68, whole genome shotgun sequence:
- the LOC142404081 gene encoding olfactory receptor 14J1-like — translation MAYDRYVAICKPLHYGTLLGSRACVHMAAAAWGSGFLNSLLHTANTFSIPLCQGNALDQFFCEIPQILKLSCSHSYLREAGLIVVSACLVLGCFIFIMLSYVQIFRAVLRIPSEQGRHKAFSTCLPHLAVVSLFISTGTFAYLKPPFISSPSLDLLVAVLYSVVPPAVNPFIYSMRNQDLKDALKKVIHLVVFQKQ, via the coding sequence atggcctatgaccgctacgttgccatctgcaaacccctgcactacgggaccctcctgggcagcagagcttgtgtccacatggcagcagctgcctggggcagtgggtttctcaattctctccttcacactgccaatacattttccatacccctctgccaaggcaatgccctggaccagttcttctgtgaaatcccccagatcctcaagctctcctgctcacactcctacctcagggaagctgggcttattgtggttagtgcctgtttagtgttgggatgttttattttcatcatgctgtcctatgtgcagatcttcagggccgtgctgaggatcccctctgagcagggacggcacaaagccttttccacgtgcctccctcacctggctgtggtctccctctttatcagcactggcacatttgcctacctgaagccccccttcatctcctctccatccctggatcTGCTGGTTGCTGTTCTTTActcagtggttcctccagcagtgaaccccttcatctacagcatgaggaaccaggatctcaaagatgcactgaagaaggtGATTCATCTCGTAGTCTTTCAGAAGCAATAA
- the LOC142404082 gene encoding olfactory receptor 14J1-like, whose protein sequence is MSNSSSITQFLLLAFADTRELQLLHFWLFLGIYLAALLGNGLIITALACDHRLHTPMYFFLLNLSVLDLGCISTTVPKSMANFLWDIRDISYAGCAAQVFFFIFLISAEFYLLTVMAYDRYVAICQPLHYGTLLGSRACVHMAAAAWGCGFLHAVLHMANTFSIPLCHGNALDQFFCEIPQILKLSCSHSYLREVGLIVTSFILALGCFVFIVLSYVQIFRAVLRIPSEEGRHKAFSTCLPHLAVVSLFISTAMVAYLKPPSISSPSLDLVVAVLYSVVPPTVNPLIYSMRIQEIKDALMKLIQWFYLQQH, encoded by the coding sequence atgtccaacagcagctccatcacccagttcctcctcctggcatttgcagacacacgggagctgcagctcttgcacttctggctcttcctgggcatctacctggctgccctcctgggcaacggcctcatcatcaccgccctagcctgcgaccaccgcctccacacccccatgtacttcttcctcctcaacctctctgttcttgaccttggatgcatctccaccactgtccccaaatccatggccaattttctgtgggacatcagggacatctcctatgcaggatgtgctgcccaggtctttttcttcatcttcttgatatCAGctgagttttatctgctcaccgtcatggcctatgaccgctacgttgccatctgccaacccctgcactatgggaccctcctgggcagcagagcttgtgtccacatggcagcagctgcctggggctgtgggtttctccatgctgtgctgcacatggccaatacattttccatacccctctgccatggcaatgccctggaccagttcttctgtgaaatcccccagatactcaagctctcctgctcacactcctacctcagggaagttgggcttattgtcaccagttttatccttgctcttgggtgttttgttttcattgtgctgtcctatgtgcagatcttcagggccgtgctgaggatcccctctgaggagggacggcacaaagccttttccacgtgcctccctcacctggctgtggtctccctgtttatcagcactgccatggttgcctacctgaagcccccctccatctcctccccatctctggatctggtggtggctgttctgtattCAGTGGTTCCTccaacagtgaaccccctcatctacagcatgaggatcCAGGAGATCAAAGATGCACTGATGAAGCTCATTCAATGGTTTTACCTTCAGCAGCACTAA
- the LOC142404083 gene encoding olfactory receptor 14A16-like — MSNSSSITQFLLLAFADTRELQLLHFWLFLGIYLAALLGNSLIITAVACDHRLHTPMYFFLLNLSLLDLGSISTTVPKYMANSLWDTRAISYLGCATQVFFFLLFLSAEYCLLTIMAYDRHVAICNPLHYGTLLGSRACLKMAAAAWGSGFLNAVLHTANTFALPLCHGNGLDQFFCEIPQILKLSCSHTYLREVGLLVVSACLALGCFVFIVLSYVQIFRAVLRIPSEQGRHKAFSTCLPHLAVVSLFLSTGVFAYLRPRSISSPSLDLVVAVLYSLVPPAVNPLIYSMRNQDLKDALRKLFQYILLQLQHQ; from the coding sequence atgtccaacagcagctccatcacccagttcctcctcctggcatttgcagacacgcgggagctgcagctcttgcacttctggctcttcctgggcatctacctggctgctctcctgggcaatagcctcatcatcaccgccgtagcctgcgaccaccgcctccacacccctatgtacttcttcctcctcaacctctccctccttgacctgggctccatctccaccacggTGCCCAAAtacatggccaattccctgtgggacaccagggccatctcctacttggggtgtgctactcaggtttttttctttctccttttcttgtcagcagagtattgtcttctcaccatcatggcctatgaccgccacgttgccatctgcaaccccctgcactacgggaccctcctgggcagcagagcttgtctgaaaatggcagcagctgcctggggcagtgggtttctcaatgctgtgctgcacacggccaatacatttgcactacccctctgccatggcaatgggctggaccagttcttctgtgaaatcccccagatcctcaagctgtCCTGCTCACACAcgtacctcagggaagttgggcttcttgtggttagtgcctgtttagcattggggtgttttgttttcatcgtgctgtcctatgtgcagatcttcagggccgtgctgagaatcccctctgagcagggacggcacaaagccttttccacgtgcctccctcacctggctgtggtctccttGTTTCTGAGCACTGGCGTGTTTGCCTATCTGAGGCCccgctccatctcctctccatccctggatctggtggtggctgttctgtactcgttggttcctccagcagtgaaccccctcatctacagcatgaggaaccaggacctcaaggatgccctgaggaaactATTTCAATACATCCTACTTCAacttcagcatcaataa